One region of Thiorhodovibrio frisius genomic DNA includes:
- a CDS encoding lysozyme inhibitor LprI family protein — protein sequence MKIFSLQTLVLGLVIAAAQVSAAGFDCAKAQSWVEKTICADPALSRLDDALTRSYRAALRKTSKAAALRASQRDWLSNQRDTCSTSDCLISLYRTRLEQLEQVTTDDQVDAGISGQYSRRVDGQPDQNSADIRIRSLGDGTVQVDGNAVLALQTGAGLNARTGSFEGTATLDGKLIDFAEGGAYGCRLMIRLAQNAISVSDDNGQCGGLNVTFNGHYRKVPD from the coding sequence ATGAAGATATTTTCGCTTCAAACACTCGTCCTTGGTCTTGTCATCGCCGCTGCTCAGGTGTCTGCGGCTGGTTTCGATTGCGCCAAGGCCCAGAGCTGGGTCGAGAAGACCATCTGCGCCGATCCGGCACTCTCAAGGCTCGATGATGCTTTAACCCGCAGCTATCGGGCTGCCTTGCGCAAGACCAGCAAGGCCGCAGCACTTCGCGCTAGCCAGCGTGACTGGCTGAGCAACCAGCGCGACACTTGCTCCACCAGCGACTGTCTGATTAGCCTTTACCGCACGAGACTTGAGCAACTCGAGCAGGTTACCACTGACGACCAGGTGGACGCTGGCATCAGCGGTCAATACAGCCGGCGGGTGGACGGCCAGCCAGACCAGAACTCTGCCGATATCCGCATCCGCTCACTTGGCGACGGAACAGTTCAGGTCGATGGCAACGCAGTCCTGGCACTACAGACAGGCGCGGGCCTGAACGCCCGCACCGGCTCTTTCGAGGGAACCGCCACCTTGGATGGCAAGCTGATTGACTTCGCCGAAGGCGGTGCCTATGGCTGCCGCCTGATGATCAGGCTGGCGCAAAACGCCATCTCCGTGAGCGATGACAATGGCCAATGCGGTGGCTTGAACGTCACCTTCAATGGACACTACCGCAAGGTACCCGACTGA
- a CDS encoding molybdenum cofactor biosynthesis protein MoaE, giving the protein MMFDVRVQLQTFDPEQEQRALREALPGIGAMVSFVGILRDLNHGQAVHEMVLEHYPGMTEKVLHQLLEEARARWSLAGGRIIHRVGALHPTDAIVLVVTASTHRSDAFRACEFLIDALKTQAPFWKRELTPAGPRWVQTREQDALSAARWKSG; this is encoded by the coding sequence ATGATGTTCGACGTGCGGGTACAGCTTCAGACATTCGATCCCGAGCAGGAGCAGCGCGCTTTGCGCGAGGCCCTGCCGGGCATCGGCGCAATGGTCAGCTTTGTCGGCATTTTAAGGGATTTGAACCATGGGCAGGCGGTGCACGAAATGGTTCTGGAACACTACCCCGGCATGACCGAAAAGGTGCTACATCAACTGCTTGAGGAGGCCCGCGCCCGCTGGTCGCTCGCGGGCGGGCGCATTATTCACCGGGTCGGTGCACTGCATCCTACCGATGCCATTGTGCTGGTGGTGACCGCCAGTACCCACCGCAGCGACGCCTTCCGTGCCTGCGAATTCCTCATCGACGCCCTCAAAACCCAAGCTCCGTTCTGGAAACGCGAACTCACGCCAGCAGGCCCCCGCTGGGTCCAAACTCGCGAGCAAGACGCGCTGTCAGCTGCGCGGTGGAAATCAGGCTGA
- a CDS encoding PrkA family serine protein kinase — translation MSIFERYRARYESSREEEMTLNEYLDLCKRDPLTYAGAPERLLNAIGEPELVDTHDDPRLSRIFQNKVIRRYPAFRDFFGMEESIEQLVSYLKHAAQGLEERKQILYLLGPVGGGKSSLAEKLKELMEQVPFYAIKGSPVFESPLSLFSPQEDGPILEEDYGIPIRYLRTIMSPWAVKRLQEYNGDITQFKVVKLYPSILEQVAIAKTEPGDENNQDISSLVGKVDIRKLEHFAQHDADAYAYSGALCRANQGLMEFVEMFKAPIKVLHPLLTATQEGNYNPTEGLSALPFQGIILAHSNESEWQSFRNNKNNEAFLDRVYIVKVPYCLRVTEEKQIYQKLLYNSSLNHAPCAPGTLEMMSQFSVLTRMKEPENSSIFSKMRVYDGENLKDTDPKAKSVQEYRDYAGVDEGMSGISTRFAFKILSQVFNFDHSEVAANPVHLLYVLERQVIREHLPPEVQDRYLGFLKQYLAPRYAEFIGKELQTAYLESYAEYGQNIFDRYVTYADFWIQDQEYRDPDTGEMMNRGALNEELEKIEKPAGISNPKDFRNEIVNFVLRARANNKGSNPRWTSYEKLRVVIEKKMFSNTEELLPVISFNTKASADEKKKHEQFVDRMVEKGYTPKQVRLLSEWYLRVRKAQ, via the coding sequence ATGTCGATTTTCGAGCGTTACCGAGCCAGGTATGAGTCCTCGCGCGAAGAGGAGATGACGCTGAATGAGTATCTGGATCTGTGCAAGCGCGATCCGCTGACCTATGCCGGCGCGCCCGAGCGGCTGCTGAACGCCATCGGTGAGCCCGAATTGGTCGACACCCATGATGATCCGCGCCTGAGCCGGATTTTTCAGAACAAAGTGATTCGCCGCTACCCGGCATTCCGCGATTTCTTCGGCATGGAAGAGTCCATCGAGCAGCTGGTGTCTTATCTTAAGCACGCGGCTCAGGGGCTTGAGGAGCGCAAGCAGATTCTCTATCTGCTCGGCCCCGTTGGCGGCGGCAAGTCGTCGCTCGCCGAGAAACTCAAAGAACTGATGGAGCAGGTGCCTTTTTATGCCATCAAAGGCTCGCCGGTATTTGAGTCCCCCCTCAGCCTGTTCTCACCACAGGAAGACGGCCCAATTCTCGAGGAAGACTACGGCATCCCGATCCGCTATCTACGCACCATCATGTCGCCCTGGGCGGTAAAGCGCTTGCAGGAATACAACGGCGACATTACCCAGTTCAAGGTCGTTAAGCTCTATCCGTCCATTCTCGAACAGGTGGCAATCGCCAAGACCGAGCCCGGCGATGAAAACAATCAGGATATTTCCTCCCTGGTCGGCAAGGTGGATATTCGCAAGCTCGAACATTTCGCCCAGCACGATGCCGATGCCTATGCCTACTCGGGCGCCCTGTGCCGAGCCAATCAGGGATTGATGGAATTCGTCGAGATGTTCAAAGCGCCGATCAAAGTACTGCACCCGCTGCTGACGGCGACACAAGAAGGCAATTACAACCCGACCGAGGGTCTCTCCGCCCTACCCTTCCAGGGGATTATTCTCGCCCACAGCAATGAGTCGGAATGGCAAAGCTTCCGCAACAACAAAAACAACGAGGCGTTCCTTGATCGCGTTTATATCGTGAAAGTGCCCTATTGCCTGCGGGTGACCGAGGAAAAGCAGATTTACCAGAAGCTGCTATACAACAGCTCGCTCAATCATGCTCCTTGCGCGCCGGGAACGCTTGAGATGATGTCACAGTTCTCGGTGTTGACGCGCATGAAAGAGCCCGAGAACTCGAGCATTTTCTCCAAAATGCGGGTTTACGACGGCGAGAATCTAAAAGACACCGACCCCAAGGCCAAATCGGTGCAAGAATACCGCGACTATGCCGGCGTCGATGAAGGCATGTCGGGCATTTCCACCCGCTTTGCCTTTAAAATTCTCTCGCAAGTTTTTAACTTCGACCATAGCGAAGTCGCAGCCAATCCGGTGCATTTGCTCTACGTGTTAGAGCGCCAGGTCATTCGCGAGCATTTGCCCCCCGAGGTGCAGGATCGTTATCTCGGCTTTTTGAAGCAATATCTGGCGCCACGCTATGCAGAGTTCATCGGCAAGGAACTTCAAACCGCCTATCTTGAATCCTATGCCGAGTATGGTCAGAACATCTTCGACCGCTATGTCACCTATGCCGATTTCTGGATTCAGGATCAGGAATATCGTGATCCTGACACCGGCGAGATGATGAATCGCGGCGCGCTCAATGAGGAACTCGAAAAAATCGAAAAACCGGCAGGTATCTCCAATCCCAAAGATTTCCGCAACGAGATTGTGAACTTCGTGCTGCGCGCGCGCGCCAATAACAAGGGCTCCAACCCGCGCTGGACCAGCTACGAAAAGCTGCGAGTGGTGATTGAGAAGAAAATGTTCTCCAACACCGAGGAGTTGCTGCCAGTGATTTCCTTTAATACCAAGGCATCAGCCGACGAGAAGAAGAAGCACGAGCAATTCGTCGACCGCATGGTGGAAAAAGGCTACACACCCAAGCAGGTACGGCTCCTGTCCGAATGGTATCTGCGCGTACGCAAGGCCCAATAA
- a CDS encoding YeaH/YhbH family protein: MSHFIDRRNSSKNKSAVNRQRFLKRYKAQLKRAVSDAVNRRSITDMDAGEKVGIPSKDLSEPVFHHGPGGQREQIHPGNKEFAAGDRVPRPEGGEGGRGQGRASRDGSGEDDFVFELSREEFMDLLFDDLELPNLVRNQLLGTTEFKTIRAGYTTSGAPSNIDVVRSLKGAIARRTALGAPHRGRIRELEQELEALLAAGAPETAPEVSALREEIARLKTRIKALPFIDTFDLRYQSFTREPKPSSKAVMLCIMDVSGSMDQMRKNLAKRFFILLYLFLQRNYDKIEVVFIRHHTVAQEVDEQEFFYSRETGGTVVSSALSLAHEVIKERYDSSQWNIYAAQASDGDNWDSDSSICRDLMIDQIMPLMRYFAYVEITPRQHQSLWYAYEDVKAAHPHFAMEEIGGAEHIFPVFRELFKKQEA, encoded by the coding sequence ATGTCGCATTTTATCGACCGCCGCAACTCCTCGAAAAACAAAAGCGCTGTCAATCGCCAGCGCTTTCTCAAGCGATATAAAGCACAGCTCAAGCGTGCCGTCTCTGATGCGGTGAACCGGCGCAGCATCACCGACATGGACGCCGGCGAGAAGGTGGGCATACCATCCAAAGACCTGTCCGAGCCGGTGTTTCATCACGGCCCCGGCGGACAGCGTGAGCAGATTCATCCGGGAAACAAGGAATTTGCCGCTGGCGACCGGGTACCGCGCCCAGAAGGCGGCGAGGGTGGTCGGGGACAAGGACGCGCCAGCCGCGACGGGAGCGGTGAGGATGATTTTGTCTTTGAACTCTCGCGTGAGGAGTTCATGGACCTGTTGTTTGATGACCTGGAATTACCCAATCTGGTGCGCAATCAACTGCTGGGCACCACCGAATTCAAAACCATCCGCGCCGGCTATACCACCAGCGGAGCGCCCAGCAACATCGACGTGGTGCGCTCGCTCAAAGGCGCCATCGCCCGGCGCACGGCCCTTGGCGCCCCCCATCGCGGGCGCATCCGCGAGCTGGAGCAAGAACTCGAAGCTCTACTTGCCGCTGGCGCGCCCGAGACTGCCCCCGAAGTATCAGCCCTGCGCGAGGAGATCGCGCGGCTGAAAACCCGCATCAAAGCCCTACCCTTTATCGACACCTTTGACCTGCGCTATCAGTCCTTCACCCGCGAGCCGAAGCCGAGCAGCAAGGCGGTGATGCTGTGCATCATGGATGTATCGGGCTCAATGGACCAGATGCGCAAGAATCTCGCCAAGCGGTTTTTCATCCTGCTGTATCTTTTCTTGCAACGCAATTACGACAAAATCGAGGTCGTCTTTATTCGCCACCATACGGTTGCGCAGGAGGTGGACGAGCAGGAATTCTTCTATTCGCGCGAAACCGGCGGCACAGTGGTCAGCAGCGCGCTCAGCCTGGCGCATGAGGTCATTAAAGAGCGCTATGATTCCAGCCAGTGGAACATCTATGCTGCCCAGGCATCAGACGGCGATAACTGGGACTCCGACTCGAGCATCTGTCGCGACTTGATGATCGACCAAATCATGCCACTGATGCGCTATTTTGCCTATGTTGAAATCACACCACGTCAACATCAAAGTCTGTGGTACGCCTACGAAGATGTAAAAGCGGCCCACCCGCATTTCGCGATGGAAGAAATCGGCGGTGCCGAACATATTTTTCCGGTTTTCCGCGAGTTGTTCAAAAAGCAGGAGGCATGA